The following coding sequences lie in one Drosophila sulfurigaster albostrigata strain 15112-1811.04 chromosome 2R, ASM2355843v2, whole genome shotgun sequence genomic window:
- the LOC133838018 gene encoding CDGSH iron-sulfur domain-containing protein 2 homolog, producing MEPISQLVKSTLPNYLSNLPIPDTFGGWFKLSFKDWLALVPPTAVVAGIGYAGYLAFCPAAQRRCSPKSGRCNETIRKHEAKVVDMIDVEDIAEKAAFCRCWKTKNWPYCDGSHGEHNKQTGDNVGPVVVKKK from the exons atggaaCCAATATCGCAATTAGTAAAATCTACTTTACCTAACTATTTGTCCAATTTGCCGATTCCCGACACCTTTGGTGGCTGGTTTAAGTTATCAT TCAAGGATTGGCTGGCGCTTGTGCCACCCaccgctgttgttgccggcATCGGCTACGCCGGTTATCTGGCCTTCTGTCCAGCTGCACAGCGCAGATGCAGCCCGAAGAGCGGACGGTGCAATGAGACGATTCGCAAGCATGAGGCTAAAGTGGTGGATATGATTGATGTGGAGGATATTGCAGAGAAGGCGGCATTCTGTCGTTGCTGGAAGACCAAGAAC TGGCCCTATTGTGATGGCAGCCATGGCGAGCACAATAAACAAACCGGCGACAACGTTGGTCCCGTTGTGGTCAAGAAGAAGTAA
- the LOC133837583 gene encoding cytochrome c1, heme protein, mitochondrial has protein sequence MRTNMASKFLSVVGSKLLKSTPSALNWTSMRRSGSTKARSWFSARPKLLAFGALAGTAGLLLYALDASVEASDDCVHPPKQNWDHNGLLSALDMEGVRRGYKVYKEVCASCHSLQYIAYRNLVDVCMTEAEAKAEAEAITVKDGPDEQGNYFERPGKLSDYMPAAYENEEAARAANNGAYPPDLSYIVAARKGGEDYIFALLTGYCEAPAGFSLREGLYYNPYFSGGAIAMGQLIDNEVVTYDDAEIAPTSSQIAKDVVTFLKWTSEPDGDQRKRLLVKVVMISAFLVGISYYIKRFKWSSLKSRKIMFVPEINEQSKSNGEGKNCPK, from the coding sequence ATGCGTACAAATATGGCGAGCAAGTTTCTTAGTGTTGTTGGCTCCAAGCTACTCAAATCCACCCCGAGTGCGCTCAACTGGACATCAATGCGACGCAGTGGCTCCACCAAAGCACGATCCTGGTTTAGTGCACGTCCCAAACTTTTGGCCTTTGGAGCTTTAGCTGGCACTGCGGGATTGCTGTTGTACGCTTTGGACGCCAGCGTTGAGGCCTCGGATGATTGCGTGCATCCACCCAAACAGAACTGGGATCACAATGGCTTACTGTCAGCCCTGGACATGGAGGGCGTGCGTCGTGGCTACAAGGTGTACAAGGAAGTGTGCGCCTCGTGTCATTCGCTGCAATACATTGCCTATCGCAATCTCGTGGATGTCTGCATGACCGAAGCGGAGGCCAAGGCGGAGGCCGAAGCAATCACTGTGAAGGATGGGCCCGATGAACAAGGCAATTACTTCGAACGTCCTGGCAAACTGTCCGATTATATGCCGGCTGCATATGAAAACGAAGAAGCTGCTCGGGCCGCCAACAATGGAGCTTATCCGCCGGATCTGAGCTATATTGTGGCTGCTCGTAAGGGAGGCGAGGATTACATATTCGCCCTGTTGACTGGATATTGCGAGGCACCAGCTGGATTTTCCCTTCGCGAGGGTCTCTACTATAATCCGTACTTTTCGGGAGGTGCCATTGCAATGGGTCAGTTGATCGATAATGAGGTGGTCACCTATGATGATGCCGAGATCGCTCCGACGAGCAGTCAAATTGCCAAGGACGTGGTGACTTTTCTCAAGTGGACATCGGAGCCGGATGGGGATCAACGTAAGCGACTACTGGTCAAAGTGGTTATGATTTCGGCCTTTTTGGTGGGCATCAGCTACTACATCAAGCGCTTTAAGTGGTCTTCGTTGAAGTCACGCAAAATCATGTTTGTGCCAGAGATAAATGAGCAGAGCAAGTCAAATGGCGAAGGGAAGAATTGTCCAAAATAA
- the LOC133838017 gene encoding uncharacterized protein LOC133838017 has protein sequence MMWLSMLVLLLPSTAVLCLEDKTKSTVVDDIWNAFRAVTNDSALLDHIIPEMYAASMQKTNPSFVFKMPTSERDGYQMLTMQRSDFSTPIFPNISSQSNIVGNDAVQPTLDGNSHLKSSPAVEWQQLGLQGWVGELKPPLPWQEQSHKDVHPQPPALPLAEYPRDEIMHDLKNQHFNGRVTDIRVIASNQHSTPVDDLMNGENVYIARANDPFGYSMRWALNNDTTAQDQASNERGKRDVARLYSMIKCSTSCDPLIYKGYGCYCGFGGHGVPTDGIDRCCRLHDKCYGQSNCISYLEYFVPYVWKCYRGKPLCAIDHGEWGGPDSCAARLCQCDLRLSRCLRKFYCPNGRAVCRSSRSRRLQNLIFFD, from the exons ATGATGTGGTTATCAatgctggtgctgctgttgccttcgACTGCTGTGCTGTGTCTGGAGGACAAGACTAAATCGACGGTTGTTGATGACATTTGGAACGCCTTCAGGGCTGTGACCAATGACAGTGCGCTGCTCGATCACATCATACCGGAAATGTATGCAGCCAGCATGCAAAAGACAAATCCCAGCTTCGTTTTCAAGATGCCAACCAGTGAACGCGATGGCTACCAGATGCTCACGATGCAACGCTCCGATTTCTCAACACCAATCTTCCCAAACATCAGCAGTCAATCAAATATTGTGGGCAATGATGCAGTGCAGCCAACATTGGATGGCAATAGTCATCTTAAGTCGAGTCCGGCAGTCGAATGGCAACAGCTGGGATTACAGGGATGGGTGGGTGAACTGAAGCCGCCGTTGCCATGGCAGGAGCAGTCACACAA AGATGTGCACCCACAACCGCCAGCATTGCCTTTGGCGGAATATCCACGCGATGAAATTATGCACGATTTGAAGAACCAACATTTCAATGGACGCGTTACGGACATTCGAGTCATTGCTAGCAATCAGCATTCGACGCCAGTTGATGACCTGATGAATGGAGAGAATGTTTACATAGCACGTGCCAACGATCCCTTTGGCTACTCCATGCGATGGGCCTTGAACAATGACACAACTGCCCAAGATCAGGCGTCGAATGAGCGCGGCAAACGCGATGTGGCCAGGCTGTACTCCATGATCAAGTGCTCCACGAGCTGTGATCCCTTGATCTACAAGGGTTATGGCTGCTATTGTGGCTTTGGTGGTCATGGTGTGCCCACCGATGGCATCGATCGCTGTTGCCGGCTGCACGACAAATGCTACGGGCAGAGCAACTGCATCTCGTACCTGGAATACTTTGTGCCCTATGTGTGGAAGTGTTATCGTGGCAAGCCACTGTGTGCCATCGATCATGGCGAGTGGGGTGGTCCAGATTCTTGCGCGGCACGATTGTGTCAATGTGATTTGCGGCTGTCGCGCTGTTTGCGCAAATTCTATTGCCCAAATGGACGCGCTGTTTGCCGTTCGTCGCGTTCGCGTCGATTGCAGAATCTCATATTCTTCGATTGA
- the LOC133838015 gene encoding bromodomain-containing protein 8: MSRTPLDTWTKREHLCLASAVSCSGDQNWITVSRTLKSVCGNNGNTRPADWYSQKNCAVQYGHLLETVETTKRKKRTNESSGFSSPATVAVETPTELLLRRLTEERLAEIKTQMRRDQELYSKVQREIESLQSDMLSEQQLQQMWQEIEKEQETKRIDEMKLENRMREREQRKKDVGSWRNNSNTAATRRSNLTADTTSVDMDVEDITGTSTAPANNTSSSSNTNKHQAAPAPLLTSLLKSPGGSGNNASAANSVTSPTTTQATVGLGSIARATAPTITSLLTSGASAMPNQPAIVAKNLSDPAFMTRPISGPPVAEVATTGRSPSQAAPTLSMLLEKNKLAAAGKAAEAPKAADAEATTNQKPAAEVEASAAEPAETLDESDAEEQQLLEVFKNMDDIMDDIDIDMASVIDEDLLKDVNNVDSPPATTASKPEVVDFEDKLDALKREQGDSRKSSKSPTVSKVTEVVLGSSDDSNDNIPLAAVASQESKDRSQSATEGNTSTAATPITHEVTVDELSETITIASSSSEDNAQEIPVEEAGDKLETIETAAKATSLSPTPEAAEKQPEESVQQPAADVETEKTSTTKVEAAKEDATKTETAKAATTDKTAESTMDTKTSNAPAAASSVHDTDEESSSLTDSSKATDEPARSSKSKSQAEHKHETDSSTAQPRQSQPSSITPAPAAVPARPPLLRKLNHHDRSASPMVDDDTTTASDHSTARSSSRRRCSSTPVIDSIPNSPASSEHTDDRRETRGASKKLFLSIYSSLLESKHAAPFRRPFHDEHPLKQADLCLRPMDLPTIKRNIDSGHLRNISELHRDVLLMCHNMLLMYKPSSAQHKTARLFLQECQALKEFATSSHHAHQSDGSSTSTGSGKHEKEKEKEKEKTPAGNKARSGSRKSQRHH, from the exons atgagTCGAACGCCTCTCGATACGTGGACAAAACGGGAGCACCTTTGCTTGGCATCGGCTGTATCATGCAGTGGCGACCAGAACTGGATCACAGTGAGCCGCACATTGAAATCTGTTTGCGGCAATAATGGCAACACACGACCGGCAGATTGGTATTCGCAAAAGAACTGTGCCGTCCAATATGGGCATCTTTTGGAGACGGTGGAGACCACAAAACGCAAGAAACGCACCAATGAAAGCAGCGGCTTCTCTTCACCAGCCACAGTCGCTGTTGAGACACCCACAGAATTGTTGTTGCGCCGCCTGACCGAGGAGCGTTTGGCAGAGATCAAAACACAGATGCGACGCGATCAGGAATTGTACAGTAAAGTGCAGCGTGAAATCGAATCGTTGCAGTCGGACATGCTGAGTgaacagcagttgcagcaaatGTGGCAGGAAATCGAGAAGGAGCAGGAGACCAAGCGTATTGATGAAATGAAACTGGAGAATCGCATGCGAGAACGTGAGCAGCGCAAGAAAGATGTGGGCAGCtggcgcaacaacagcaatacgGCCGCAACGAGGCGTTCCAATCTCACAGCTGACACCACATCCGTAGACATGGATGTGGAGGACATAACAG GCACAAGCACAGCACCTgccaacaacaccagcagtagcagcaacacaaacaaacatcaGGCAGCTCCCGCACCGCTGCTCACATCGCTGCTTAAATCGCCAGGAGGCAGTGGTAACAATGCCTCCGCCGCAAATAGCGTCACCTCgcccacaacaacacaagccACAGTTGGCTTAGGAAGCATAGCACGAGCAACAGCGCCAACGATAACTTCGTTGTTGACGAGCGGCGCCAGCGCAATGCCCAATCAACCGGCGATTGTGGCGAAAAATCTGAGCGATCCAGCATTCATGACACGTCCCATTAGCGGACCGCCTGTAGCTGAGGTGGCCACAACTGGACGCAGTCCGTCGCAAGCAGCGCCAACGCTATCCATGCTACTCGAGAAGAACAAATTGGCAGCTGCAGGCAAAGCAGCTGAAGCACCTAAAGCAGCGGATGCAGAAGCCACCACAAATCAAAAACCTGCGGCCGAAGTAGAAGCATCTGCTGCAGAGCCAGCAGAGACGTTGGATGAATCCGATGCCGAGGAACAACAGTTGTTGGAGGTGTTCAAGAATATGGACGACATCATGGATGACATAGACATTGACATGGCCAGCGTCATTGATGAGGACTTGTTGAAAGATGTGAACAATGTTGATTCGCCACCGGCAACAACTGCAAGCAAACCCGAAGTAGTTGACTTTGAGGACAAGCTGGATGCATTGAAGCGGGAGCAAGGCGATAGTCGCAAGTCGAGCAAATCACCAACGGTGTCGAAAGTCACAGAGGTTGTCCTGGGTTCCAGCGATGACTCCAATGACAACATACCGCTGGCTGCAGTTGCCTCCCAAGAGAGCAAAGATCGCAGTCAGTCTGCAACGGAAGGAAACacaagcacagcagcaactccCATCACACATGAGGTCACAGTCGATGAGCTAAGTGAAACGATAACCATTGCCAGTAGTTCGAGTGAGGATAATGCACAGGAAATTCCAGTAGAAGAGGCTGGGGACAAGCTAGAAACAATTGAAACGGCAGCTAAAGCAACTAGCTTAAGTCCCACGCCGGAAGCAGCAGAAAAGCAGCCCGAGGAGAGTGTTCAGCAGCCAGCTGCCGATGTGGAAACTGagaaaacatcaacaacaaaggTGGAAG ctGCCAAAGAAGATGCAACCAAGACAGAAACAGCTAAAGCAGCAACGACAGATAAAACAGCAGAGTCCACTATGGACACCAAGACATCAAATGCGCCGGCAGCTGCCAGCTCAGTGCATGATACAGATGAGGAATCCTCCTCGCTGACagacagcagcaaagcaacagATGAACCCGCACGTAGCTCAAAGTCTAAATCGCAAGCCGAGCACAAACATGAGACCGATTCATCTACTGCCCAGCCGCGACAATCTCAACCAAGCAGTATAACGCCAGCACCCGCTGCGGTGCCAGCTCGTCCTCCATTATTACGCAAGCTAAATCATCACGATCGCTCGGCGAGTCCCATGGTCGACGATGACACAACAACGGCCAGCGATCATTCCACAGCGCGATCCAGTTCACGACGTCGCTGCTCATCCACGCCGGTCATCGACAGCATCCCCAACTCGCCGGCATCCAGTGAGCACACCGATGATCGTCGCGAAACGCGCGGCGCCTCCAAGAAGCTCTTCCTGAGCATCTACAGCTCGCTGCTGGAGAGCAAACATGCTGCGCCATTTCGTCGGCCCTTTCACGATGAGCATCCACTGAAGCAGGCCGATCTGTGTCTGCGTCCCATGGACTTGCCCACGATTAAGCGAAACATTGACTCTGGGCACTTGCGCAACATCAGCGAGCTGCATCGGGATGTGCTACTCATGTGCCACAATATGTTGCTGATGTACAAACCCAGCTCGGCACAGCACAAGACAGCGCGTCTCTTTTTGCAGGAGTGTCAGGCACTCAAGGAGTTTGCAACGAGCTCGCATCACGCTCACCAATCGGATGGCAGCTCGACGAGCACTGGAAGTGGCAAGCacgagaaggagaaggaaaaGGAGAAAGAAAAGACACCGGCTGGCAATAAAGCACGCAGCGGCTCACGGAAGAGTCAACGACACCATTAA
- the LOC133837655 gene encoding putative defense protein 3: protein MASRYRNCNHRTSAKVLFLPLLLLLLHLLLGEVAGFPDGAPADTCVKQRANQPNHGKARSQPAHTNPFEVVASSQTFHPGQQVEVTIYPVHQDKTFRGFFLQARDANSNEWLGEWVQSENTKTIPECSAITHSDNRDKLGAKLIWKAPQNKRGNVYFTGTVLQDYGNFWSELVAKVQAQP, encoded by the exons ATGGCATCTCGTTATAGGAATTGCAATCATCGGACATCAGCCAAAGTTCTATTCCTGccacttctgctgctgctgttgcatttgctgctgggCGAAGTTGCAGGCTTTCCGGATGGCGCGCCAGCGGATACGTGTGTGAAGCAGAGGGCGAATCAGCCTAATCATGGCAAGGCGCGCTCACAGCCGGCGCATACAAATCCGTTTGAAGTGGTCGCCAGCTCGCAGACGTTTCATCCCGGCCAGCAAGTGGAGGTGACCATTTATCCCGTGCATCAGGATAAGACATTCCGTGGCTTCTTTCTGCAGGCGCGTGATGCCAATTCAAATGAATGGCTCGGCGAATGGGTGCAGAGTGAGAATACGAAAACGATACCAGAGTGCTCGGCCATAACGCACTCGGATAATCGTGATAAGCTGGGTGCAAAGCTAATATGGAAGGCGCCGCAGAATAAGCGTGGCAATGTCTACTTTAC CGGCACTGTGCTACAAGATTACGGCAATTTCTGGAGTGAACTCGTCGCCAAAGTGCAAGCGCAGCCATAA
- the LOC133837653 gene encoding probable phosphoserine aminotransferase, giving the protein MVINFAAGPAKLPEEVLQEVQKNLINCNGSGISVMEMSHRSSNYAKIHDLAIADLRELLNIPKNYKVLLMQGGGTGQFAAVAMNLIGSTGTADYVITGSWSSKAAKEAAQYGKVNAVLPKFDKYVDVPRQEEWKLDPNASYVYYCDNETVEGVEFDFIPEVGNVPLACDMSSNFLSRPFDVSKFGLIFAGAQKNIGPAGVTIIIVREDLIGKHLKLTPSVLNFELMDKNNSLLNTPPTFGIYVMGLVLQWIKRNGGVAGMSQLANAKSKLIYDIINSSNGFYYCPVESRVRSHMNVPFRIGSAAGNDALEKEFLAKAEAEGMIQLKGHRSVGGIRASIYNAVTLDETQKLAKLMLAFYENNKN; this is encoded by the exons ATGGTTATCAATTTCGCAGCCGGCCCAGCCAAATTGCCTGAAGAG gTGCTGCAAGAAGTGCAGAAAAATCTTATCAACTGCAATGGCAGTGGCATCTCTGTGATGGAAATGTCGCATCGTTCCAGTAATTATGCTAAAATACACGATTTGGCTATCGCCGATTTGCGCGAATTATTGAACATTCCCAAAAACTACAAAGTGCTGCTGATGCAGGGCGGTGGCACAGGACAATTTGCAGCGGTTGCCATGAATCTGATTGGCAGCACTGGCACAGCCGATTACGTCATCACCGGCTCTTGGTCTTCGAAGGCAGCCAAGGAAGCCGCACAGTATGGCAAAGTGAATGCAGTGCTGCCAAAGTTCGATAAATACGTCGATGTGCCACGGCAAGAGGAGTGGAAATTGGATCCGAATGCTTCTTATGTCTATTATTGTGATAACGAGACTGTTGAAGGTGTCGAGTTCGATTTCATACCGGAAGTGGGCAATGTGCCGTTGGCTTGTGACATGTCATCCAACTTTCTGTCGCGCCCCTTCGATGTGAGCAAGTTTGGCCTTATCTTTGCCGGTGCCCAGAAGAACATTGGACCAGCGGGCGTTACCATCATCATCGTTCGTGAGGATCTGATTGGCAAGCATTTGAAACTGACGCCATCGGTGCTGAACTTCGAGTTGATGGACAAGAACAACTCGCTGCTGAATACACCGCCTACATTTGG aaTTTATGTCATGGGCCTGGTTCTCCAATGGATCAAACGCAATGGCGGTGTTGCCGGCATGTCTCAGCTGGCCAATGCCAAGTCCAAGCTTATATACGACATTATCAATAGCTCCAATGGCTTCTACTATTGCCCGGTGGAATCTCGTGTCCGTTCCCACATGAATGTGCCTTTCCGCATTGGCAGCGCAGCTGGCAACGATGCGCTAGAAAAGGAATTTCTGGCTAAGGCTGAGGCGGAGGGCATGATACAGCTGAAAGGACATCGTTCGGTAGGCGGCATTCGTGCTTCAATCTACAACGCTGTGACGCTGGACGAGACACAAAAGCTGGCCAAGCTGATGCTAGCATTTTAcgagaataataaaaactaa
- the LOC133837656 gene encoding guanosine-3',5'-bis(diphosphate) 3'-pyrophosphohydrolase MESH1, producing the protein MTSAQFMKCLQYAAHQHRNQRRKDPQETPYINHPINVSTILATEAGIDDEGVLMAALLHDVVEDTDATFADLEQLFGDDITGLVREVTDDKSLEKMDRKRLQIVNAPKTSRRAKLIKLADKLDNLRDLQVNTPTGWTEERREAYFVWAQRVVDGLRGTNAALEEQLDQIFRQRQLLD; encoded by the exons atgacaTCTGCTCAATTTATGAAGTGTCTGCAGTATGCTGCCCATCAACATAGAAATCAACGACGCAAGGATCCACAAGAGACACCATACATCAACCATCCCATCAATGTGAGCACCATTCTGGCCACCGAGGCGGGAATTGATGATGAGGGAGTGTTGATGGCTGCATTGCTGCACGATGTGGTCGAGGACACAGACGCCACATTCGCTGACTTAGAGCAACTGTTTGGCGACGATATCACTGGCTTGGTGCGCGAGGTGACCGATGACAAATCGCTGGAGAAAATGGATCGCAAGAGATTGCAAATTGTGAATGCACCCAAAACCAGTCGACGAGCGAAGCTTATCAAACTCGCCGATAAACTGGATAATTTGCGAGATCTGCAGGTGAATACGCCAACGGGGTGGACGGAG GAGCGACGAGAAGCGTATTTTGTTTGGGCCCAACGTGTTGTGGACGGTTTGCGAGGCACGAATGCTGCTCTAGAGGAGCAGCTTGATCAAATCTTTCGCCAGCGGCAGCTATTGGACTAA